In Methanobacterium formicicum, a single window of DNA contains:
- a CDS encoding type I restriction-modification system subunit M has translation MSNNFQEKVTFIWDLADLLRGAYKRNEYQKVILPFTVLKRFDSALEHSKKDVINEYAAIKDNVTNLEYLERFAVDKNGNQLGFYNHSKYDFRSLLEDPDHIEENLVHYLDSFSPNVKDIFDNFYIKNHISRLSKANLLFLLLKKFSESKVDLHPDKVSNHEMGTIFEELIRKFSEQSNEEAGEHFTPRDVVKLMTCLIFLENGIKLKEKDLIKLIYDPACGTGGMLTSCKNFIKELNDTVEVVLYGQEVNEEIYAICKADMLIKGENSNNIKGPFSTLSEDQLPNDRFDFMISNPPYGRKWEQDKDAVMKEAEQGFEGRFGAGLPRINDGQLLFLEHMLSKMKIDEKSRIAVITNGSPLFTGDAGSGESNIRKWIIESDYLEAIIGLPDQLFYNTGIRTYIWVLTNQKPEERKGKIQLVDASQKYIKMRKSLGNKRHQLSDNDINDILDLYCKFDENDVIKVFDNEDFGYTKVTVERPLQLNYEVTEERLENLYAVNAFNKLAASKSKDPETKLREEKEGKQLQDEIIKALQKIDQPYKNWDEFEKRIKKALKPFKLSPTFIKNIIMALSVHDDTADYVTDAKGNKKADGKLRDTEKIPLNENIDEYFQREVLPYYPDAWMDRKKDKIGYEINFTQYFYQYQPPRPLEEIENDIKKVTAEIQELIKEDLDET, from the coding sequence ATGAGCAACAACTTCCAAGAAAAAGTAACATTCATATGGGACTTAGCAGACCTATTACGAGGCGCATACAAGAGGAACGAATACCAGAAAGTCATTCTTCCTTTTACAGTTCTCAAACGATTTGACAGTGCTCTGGAACATTCTAAAAAAGACGTAATTAACGAATATGCTGCCATTAAAGATAATGTAACTAATTTAGAATATCTAGAGCGATTCGCTGTTGATAAAAATGGTAATCAATTAGGATTTTATAATCATTCCAAATATGATTTCAGATCTCTATTGGAAGACCCAGATCATATTGAAGAAAATTTAGTACATTATTTAGATTCTTTCAGCCCAAATGTCAAAGATATTTTCGATAATTTTTATATTAAAAATCATATAAGCCGTCTTTCCAAAGCTAACTTATTATTTTTACTCTTAAAAAAGTTTTCAGAGTCCAAAGTGGATTTACACCCAGATAAAGTTTCCAACCATGAGATGGGGACCATATTCGAGGAGCTTATCAGGAAATTCTCTGAACAATCTAATGAAGAAGCTGGAGAGCACTTCACACCTCGTGATGTGGTTAAGTTAATGACCTGCCTTATCTTCCTTGAAAATGGAATCAAACTTAAAGAAAAAGATTTGATCAAACTGATATACGATCCTGCCTGTGGAACTGGAGGAATGCTTACCAGTTGTAAAAACTTCATAAAAGAACTGAATGACACCGTGGAAGTGGTACTTTACGGCCAGGAAGTAAATGAAGAAATATACGCTATCTGCAAAGCAGACATGCTCATCAAGGGTGAAAACTCCAACAACATTAAAGGACCCTTTAGCACCCTTTCTGAGGACCAGCTTCCTAATGATCGATTTGACTTCATGATCTCCAATCCCCCATACGGCCGTAAGTGGGAGCAGGATAAAGATGCGGTGATGAAGGAAGCTGAACAGGGATTCGAAGGACGATTCGGTGCAGGACTGCCCAGAATAAACGACGGCCAGTTACTATTCCTGGAGCACATGCTATCCAAGATGAAGATAGATGAAAAATCAAGGATAGCAGTAATCACAAATGGTTCGCCACTTTTCACTGGAGATGCCGGATCCGGTGAGAGCAACATCAGAAAATGGATAATTGAAAGCGATTACCTGGAAGCCATAATTGGACTTCCGGATCAGTTATTTTACAACACAGGTATCCGGACCTACATCTGGGTCCTCACCAACCAGAAACCAGAAGAAAGGAAGGGTAAGATACAGCTGGTGGATGCCTCCCAGAAATACATAAAAATGCGGAAGAGCCTGGGAAACAAGAGACACCAGCTCAGCGACAACGACATAAATGATATTTTAGATCTTTACTGCAAATTCGATGAAAACGATGTGATCAAAGTCTTTGATAATGAGGACTTCGGCTACACTAAGGTAACTGTGGAAAGACCATTACAACTGAACTATGAGGTAACCGAAGAAAGACTAGAAAATCTCTATGCAGTTAATGCCTTCAACAAGTTAGCAGCAAGCAAAAGTAAAGATCCTGAGACTAAACTCCGGGAAGAAAAAGAGGGAAAACAATTACAGGACGAGATCATCAAAGCCCTCCAAAAAATAGACCAGCCATACAAAAACTGGGATGAATTCGAAAAGAGAATTAAAAAAGCACTAAAACCATTCAAACTCTCACCCACATTTATAAAAAATATTATAATGGCATTATCCGTGCATGATGATACTGCAGACTATGTGACTGACGCCAAAGGTAACAAAAAAGCTGATGGAAAGCTCAGGGACACAGAAAAGATTCCCCTAAATGAAAATATTGATGAATATTTCCAGAGGGAAGTCTTACCTTACTATCCTGATGCCTGGATGGACCGTAAGAAGGATAAGATCGGTTATGAAATCAATTTCACCCAATATTTCTACCAGTACCAGCCTCCAAGACCATTAGAAGAGATTGAAAATGATATAAAGAAGGTCACAGCGGAGATTCAGGAACTTATTAAGGAGGACTTGGATGAAACTTAA
- a CDS encoding restriction endonuclease subunit S, with translation MKLKPYPEYKDSGVEWIGDIPVSWGIFKLKHVINEFISGGTPNSDNEKFWVQNEEDGVPWVAIGDMTNNEVVEDTKKKITFDGLANKKLRILKSGTLIYSIFASLGKVSLLGIDATTNQAILGLITNEKIDGIFLKYYLRYLEKPIIALSNANTQNNLNSTIVKNIEFSLPNDYNDQIKIASFLDKKTSEIDLTIEKDTRLIELLKEKRTALINHVVTKGLDSTVKMKDSGVEWIGEIPESWEIGRMGADCTVKARLGWRGLKASEYVNEGYIFLSTPNIKNNEIDFENVNYITPERYFESPEIMLDVGDVLLAKDGSTLGISNVVRYLPVPATVNSSIAVIKPKNGLNSVYLHYFISSAYMQNVIQKIKDGMGVPHLFQADIRKFTIFKPPIEEQYLIASYIDQKTAEIGLLIQNVQNKINLLEEYKKSLIHHVVTGKMDVREVAV, from the coding sequence ATGAAACTTAAACCTTATCCTGAATATAAGGATTCTGGGGTGGAATGGATCGGCGATATTCCAGTAAGTTGGGGAATCTTTAAATTAAAACATGTGATAAATGAGTTCATTTCTGGAGGAACTCCAAACTCAGATAATGAAAAATTTTGGGTTCAAAATGAAGAAGATGGTGTTCCATGGGTTGCAATTGGAGACATGACCAATAATGAAGTTGTTGAGGATACAAAGAAAAAAATTACTTTTGATGGATTAGCAAACAAAAAATTGAGAATTTTAAAAAGTGGAACTTTAATTTATTCAATTTTTGCTTCATTAGGAAAAGTTTCATTGCTTGGAATTGATGCAACGACTAATCAAGCAATTTTAGGATTGATAACGAATGAAAAAATAGATGGCATATTCCTAAAATACTATTTAAGATATTTAGAAAAACCCATTATTGCTTTATCTAATGCTAATACTCAAAACAATCTTAATTCAACAATTGTTAAAAATATTGAATTTTCTTTACCAAATGATTATAATGATCAAATAAAAATTGCATCTTTTCTCGATAAAAAAACCTCAGAAATCGATTTGACAATTGAAAAAGACACCCGTCTTATTGAACTTCTCAAGGAAAAAAGAACTGCCCTGATAAATCATGTGGTGACCAAGGGCCTGGACTCCACGGTGAAGATGAAGGATTCGGGGGTGGAATGGATCGGCGAGATACCTGAAAGTTGGGAAATTGGTCGTATGGGTGCGGACTGTACTGTTAAGGCCCGTCTTGGATGGAGAGGTTTGAAAGCATCAGAATATGTTAATGAAGGTTATATTTTCCTTTCAACACCAAATATAAAAAATAATGAAATAGATTTTGAAAATGTTAATTATATTACTCCAGAAAGGTATTTTGAGTCTCCTGAGATAATGCTTGATGTGGGGGATGTTTTATTAGCTAAAGATGGATCAACCTTGGGCATATCAAATGTTGTCAGATATTTACCGGTTCCCGCAACAGTAAATAGTTCTATAGCTGTAATTAAACCAAAAAATGGGTTAAATTCTGTATATTTACATTATTTTATTTCATCTGCTTACATGCAGAATGTTATTCAAAAAATTAAAGATGGCATGGGGGTTCCTCATCTTTTTCAAGCAGATATTAGAAAATTTACAATTTTTAAACCCCCAATTGAAGAACAATATTTAATTGCTAGTTATATTGACCAAAAAACAGCTGAAATAGGTTTATTGATTCAGAATGTTCAAAATAAGATAAATCTCCTTGAAGAATACAAAAAATCCCTCATCCACCACGTGGTCACGGGTAAGATGGATGTCAGGGAGGTGGCAGTGTGA
- a CDS encoding type I restriction endonuclease subunit R, with translation MSTDTTEKRFQNDIIDHLESTGYVRRNSIRNYNKVMCLDPELTLQFVMDTQPRDWEKFKRVYGEKAEEKFFYRLINEIDNKGTIHVLRNGFRDAGAYFDLFYPQPNNNRNPDLFEKFSSNIFSVIDELEYQDRESGNRIDLVIFINGLPILTIELKDSFSQGVENAMKQYQNDRDPREKLFQRCLVHFAMSDQKIYMATKLKGPQTRFLPFNKGLENPEVLNDYKTCYLYNDILQVNKLSNLLSNFIYIEKDEKTKKETPIFPRYHQLDCVNLLLGDCSPGKNYLIEHSAGSGKSKTIAWLAHGLIKKFDPCDERVYDMVIVVSDRKVIDKQLQEQVKAIEKRKGTVEVIDKDSKQLGEALQTGSNIVVTTLHKFPFILEEVRDMELRNYAVIIDEAHSSQTGSLSRKMKQVLTTNSLEEAELLDDVDDEVEEELLREVESFRNLQNISFFAFTATPKGKTLEMFGTMNDLGEFWPFHRYTMKQAIKEGFILDVLQHYLTYGTYFNLVKTIEDDPEFEERKAKRVLRKFVEEHPHAIRLKTEIMVDHFMNSTRNKIKGQARAMLVTRSRLHAVLYKKAFDKYIKANGYLIKTLVAFTGEVKHDEKSYTENSMNNLPPNKSIENAFVEDPYRILIVANKYQTGFDQPLLHTMYVDKSLNGVAAVQTLSRVNRIANHKSDTLILDFANETETILKSFEPYYQATYLEEGTDPHKLYELQDKLLDYQIFDMDEVDEFVNAYKKGSKQPELHYILDQVKNEFIKLEKEGQVGFKKALRRYQNIYSFLSQLMPFSDVYLEKLFIFNKYLIKKLPTIDNPLPFSVLEDVDMDSYKVVDKGEISIELSGGEGLKPPSAGDTGFREEEKAKLSQIIHDLNDAFGTDFTDDDRVFLERVKDNLLGNEELVKKMEHNSPENVRAVFDKYFNQEMTGLLKSNMDFYKRVADNEKLRDKLKIALFDLLYEDFGKSE, from the coding sequence GTGAGTACAGACACCACTGAGAAAAGGTTCCAGAACGATATTATCGATCATCTGGAAAGTACGGGTTATGTTCGTCGAAATAGTATCCGCAATTATAATAAGGTAATGTGTTTGGACCCTGAGTTAACTCTCCAGTTTGTTATGGATACTCAGCCCCGTGACTGGGAGAAGTTCAAACGGGTGTACGGTGAGAAAGCTGAAGAGAAGTTCTTCTACCGTCTAATAAACGAGATTGATAATAAAGGCACCATTCATGTTCTGCGTAATGGATTCCGGGATGCTGGAGCTTACTTTGATCTATTTTATCCTCAACCCAACAATAACCGCAACCCGGACCTATTTGAGAAGTTTTCTTCTAATATATTCTCAGTTATTGATGAACTGGAATATCAGGACCGTGAAAGTGGAAATCGGATTGATTTAGTGATTTTTATTAATGGTTTGCCCATTCTGACCATTGAACTGAAGGACAGTTTCAGTCAGGGTGTGGAAAACGCCATGAAACAGTACCAGAACGACCGTGACCCACGGGAGAAGTTATTCCAGCGCTGTCTGGTTCATTTTGCCATGAGTGACCAGAAGATCTACATGGCCACCAAACTAAAAGGACCCCAAACCAGGTTTTTACCCTTCAACAAGGGACTGGAAAACCCGGAAGTCCTCAACGACTACAAAACTTGCTACCTCTACAACGACATCCTTCAGGTGAACAAACTCTCCAACCTCTTATCCAACTTCATCTACATTGAAAAGGATGAAAAAACCAAGAAAGAAACCCCAATTTTCCCCAGATACCATCAGCTGGACTGTGTGAACCTGCTCTTGGGCGACTGCAGTCCGGGTAAGAATTACCTCATAGAACACAGTGCCGGTAGTGGTAAGAGTAAAACCATTGCCTGGCTGGCCCATGGACTTATCAAGAAGTTCGATCCCTGCGATGAACGGGTTTATGACATGGTAATTGTGGTTTCCGACCGGAAAGTGATTGATAAACAACTCCAGGAACAGGTTAAAGCCATAGAAAAAAGGAAAGGAACAGTTGAAGTCATTGATAAGGACTCCAAGCAGTTAGGTGAAGCCCTCCAGACTGGTAGCAATATCGTGGTCACCACCCTCCATAAATTCCCCTTCATCCTGGAGGAAGTAAGGGATATGGAGCTCCGGAACTACGCAGTTATAATTGACGAGGCACACAGTAGCCAGACTGGTTCCCTCTCAAGGAAGATGAAACAGGTACTTACCACCAACAGCCTGGAAGAAGCAGAATTACTGGACGATGTGGATGATGAGGTGGAAGAAGAACTTTTAAGGGAAGTTGAATCCTTCCGTAACCTGCAAAATATCAGTTTCTTTGCCTTCACCGCCACCCCCAAGGGTAAAACCCTGGAAATGTTTGGAACCATGAACGATCTCGGTGAATTCTGGCCCTTCCACCGATACACCATGAAACAGGCCATTAAAGAAGGATTCATACTGGATGTTCTGCAGCATTACTTAACCTACGGGACTTATTTCAACCTGGTTAAGACCATAGAAGATGATCCCGAGTTTGAAGAAAGGAAAGCCAAACGGGTGCTCCGAAAATTCGTGGAAGAACATCCCCATGCCATCCGCCTCAAAACCGAGATCATGGTGGACCACTTCATGAACTCCACCCGGAACAAGATCAAAGGCCAGGCACGGGCCATGCTGGTCACCCGGTCCAGATTACATGCCGTACTATACAAAAAAGCCTTCGATAAATACATAAAAGCCAACGGTTATCTCATTAAGACATTGGTAGCCTTCACTGGCGAGGTTAAACATGACGAGAAGAGTTACACTGAAAACTCCATGAATAACCTCCCACCGAATAAAAGCATTGAAAACGCCTTTGTGGAGGATCCTTACCGGATTTTAATCGTGGCCAACAAGTACCAAACCGGATTTGACCAGCCACTACTGCACACCATGTACGTGGATAAATCCTTAAACGGTGTGGCTGCTGTCCAAACCCTGAGCAGGGTCAACCGGATAGCCAACCACAAGAGCGATACACTCATCCTGGACTTTGCCAATGAAACCGAAACCATCCTAAAATCCTTCGAACCATACTACCAGGCCACCTACCTGGAGGAAGGCACCGACCCTCATAAACTGTATGAATTACAGGATAAACTCCTGGATTACCAGATATTCGACATGGATGAAGTTGATGAATTTGTAAACGCTTACAAAAAGGGTTCCAAGCAGCCAGAACTCCACTACATCCTGGATCAGGTTAAAAATGAATTTATTAAACTGGAAAAAGAGGGCCAGGTTGGTTTTAAGAAGGCTCTCCGCCGATACCAGAATATTTATTCCTTCCTATCTCAGTTAATGCCCTTCAGTGATGTGTACCTGGAAAAACTATTTATTTTCAACAAGTACCTGATTAAAAAACTTCCCACCATTGACAATCCTTTACCCTTCAGTGTCCTGGAGGATGTGGACATGGATTCCTACAAGGTGGTGGATAAAGGTGAAATATCCATTGAACTAAGTGGTGGTGAAGGATTAAAACCACCTTCTGCTGGAGATACAGGTTTTAGAGAAGAAGAAAAGGCAAAGTTATCCCAGATCATCCACGATCTCAACGATGCATTCGGCACAGACTTCACCGATGACGACCGTGTATTCCTGGAAAGAGTGAAAGACAACCTCCTGGGGAATGAGGAACTGGTTAAGAAAATGGAACACAATTCTCCGGAGAATGTACGGGCAGTATTTGATAAATACTTCAACCAGGAAATGACCGGACTTTTAAAGAGTAATATGGATTTCTATAAACGAGTGGCTGATAATGAGAAATTACGGGATAAGTTGAAGATTGCTTTGTTTGATTTGCTTTATGAGGATTTTGGGAAATCTGAGTAA